One Salvia splendens isolate huo1 chromosome 1, SspV2, whole genome shotgun sequence genomic window, ATAGTTATCAGATTAATAGATCCAAGGTGAAGATTTGTTTTctgttttataaatatttaatgtaatgatatgaatacatcaattcttttaatttagattttatattctcttttaatatttttttacttatttaaaCACATGTACACGTTTACCGATCGTatttcaaaatgacaaaatctcCGTCGCGTTGCCATCCACTCTGTAGTGAAAGAGGGGAAGCTGACGATATTCAGATCAATTTCCGGCGTACTTAGCGGCGGAGCTCCGAGACTTGAGGATGATAACACGATCGAAGTTTGGCGGAGCACCTCAGAGAATATCAGGCTCGATCCAAGCACGATTGGGCTTCCTTTTCGTTTCTCCTCCACTTCCAATCTCGCATCTTATAGGTATGCAATATCTACTAAAAGTTGGGGCTTTTCCTGTGCAATGCACTGGTTTTTAGTAGTACAATGCAGAGAACTTGATGAAATTTTTGTGTTCTGGAGATCTTATGGATGTAGTTAGATCGCATTGGACCCTTGACATTTAAGAATTTGTGAATTAATTACATTGAAATTGGACTTCAGTGAGATTTTTTTTACATATCTGGAAATGGAATGCTAATGAGCTGGAGATTTTATGAATCTAATAGAAGTAGTTTGAATATTAGATTTGTCCATGACAATTAACAATTTTCTATGTCTGTTTATTTCTTTATTCTTGAAACTTTTGTTCCTATCATTTCATATATGGTATTTTAAGTTTGCAATGGAGGCAATAAAGGGGCATAACATGGGATTATCTTGTCCATAAGTTGCTTGAATGCTACTGATTGTGCATTTATAATAATGCTCACTAAGATGTACTCTTTAGTAACCTTTTGCAATATGCCATGACAGATTGTCATTTCCTGTGTGTTATTTTCCCTAGACGTTCTCAATCAAGAGCACTGGATACGTgcttgttttatttttcattgGCATCTAATGGTTCCGAACTTATGAAGTCTCCCTCCCACGTAGAGGGACCTACCAGTGATGTGATAATGCAGTAAACTTGTGTAGTCATTTTCACAAGAACTCTAGCCATGATCCTTGTCTATGATAACATTAGAGTGCATATTTTATTAAGTGTTTCTGGATGATTAAGAAAACATAGTTCTTGGAGACCAGCTCCCCTTTATGCCGCTGATAAAATTCATTTCAATGTCGTTTTCATAAAGCAAAGTGATCTGTTTCTCGTGTTAGCCTCATTTGGCTTTGTATTCCTTAGATAGtaaatttttgtagtatatgCATGAGTATCTTATTGCTCTCAGCCACCATGGGCATGGCTCATTCTTGTTGCTCGTATATCTGAATTGCATATTGTCAAAGGCTAGCATGGCATAGACACACTCATTAAGCTCAGTTGCCATAAGGTATATAATTGCCATAGGAAAGCCAAAGACAGGCGTATAATTCCTTAAATCCTGATTAAAGTGAGCTTAATTATCTTGTTTTTCTTCATATCCACATAAAATGGTGAATATGTTTACATATTAGTTATTGAAGTGCAGtgaatagttaccaggcgagggtttgaaaataaaaatatacaatGGAGTATGCAAGTCTTGAGGAGGATATGAGAAATTAACTTTTATTGCAAAagtgattaaaaaaaacaacactGTGTTTATAATTGTCAATCCCTCTCATTTAACAGATCGAGGAGCCATGAGTAAAAATGAATACTACACTAGTTTCTTCTAGATCGAGGAGCCATGAGTAAAAATGAATACTACACTAGTTTCTTCTGATCCTCTTGTTGGGATGGCCAGATTCGGTTCCAGAAACACGGGATAAGGACTTGGGCTTGTTGGTGAGATTGAGATAGTCCCGCAGGTTATGTGTGAGGCCACCAAGGCCAATGGAAGTGAAGAAGTTAATAGCATACCTTGTGTTTTTGGGATGGCCGTCCTTTGGGAAAATGGAATGTTGCAAGAGACGTTGATCAAGCAAGGGAAGACCGAGTTGTTCGGACAGTTCAAGGAAGAGAACTTTGATGAATATACGAGAAGAAGAGGTGGTGTCTTGTTCGGTGAGGCATATGAGGGCCAAAACATGCCAGGGCAAGGCATCGGTGGCAATCAAATGTGCATAGAACTTAGCGATGTTGGATAGTTTGATGGTGTCAAGAcggtggacagtagaatagtgtTGGGCAAAACATTTGTGGAAGTTGTCCTGATGGATTTTGTTGATGAGACACAACCTCTGGGCAACAAGTGCATAGTAGCGGGAGTAGGTTGTGTGCTGGCTGCAACACTCCAAAAGCATATGGCAGAGTTCCATCTCCTCACCAGCAGCCCCTCTAGTTTGATAATCTTTAAGAGCTTGTGCCCTGCTTCTTCAAAATTGAGACTGGACATGATTGAACATGCTGAAGCAGATtcttcgtcatcatcatcatcctctgcttcatcatcatcatcaggtAGTATTTGCTTTTTTATGTCTTGGTACCTGTTCTCATTCTGGAGGAAGTGGGGATCGGGGAGGAAAACATCTAAACTGTTGATGAGTGACCATCTATATCATCCAACAGAGAAACTTGATGAGTGATTTGGTCATCCTGGTCCACCAGGTCAAGTTCTGGAGGGACGCCCTGAAACTTTGCTGCTTTGCGCAACGCAAAGAGGCCTTGGATCAAGAACTGGACACGCTTATCTAGTTGTCCCTCATGAAGAATTGTACGAAAGAGGTCGAAGACAATAGTGCATGCATGGTGATGGTCCTGCAGCACGAGGAAAGATCCGCATTCTGTAACAAAGGCAACAGCAACCTCAACACTATCATGGGTGGGGTTTTCCAACAGCAAGGTGAGCAGCTCAAGGGCAATAAGCTCATCAACCACCTGCTGCTTTACCAGGTTAGCTATAAATTTGATGGACGCGAGCAGCTGTAGCTTGTCGTTGCGTTTGTAGGCCCTCTTCAGCACTAGTATGATCCTCCTCACGAGAAGACGTCCTATTTCAGGGAACTTTGTGTTGACCACAGAAGCCAGAGCGGCAAATACATCAGTGAAACCTGGAGACGCCATCTGAGACTTGATGCAGGCTCGACAGAAGAGCCCCCGGCCTCGTATCAGATTTTCCGAGAAGAGCTCCGGGATGATGTTCTTGATGTTCGCCGCGCTCACTTTGTTCAGAAGTCCATTGATGCTCTTCCTCAGAGCCTCCCATTCCGTTCACTGATACGCGAGGCTGCTTTTATCCCCCTCGATTTCCTTCATCCTCGGAGGACCTGCTACGTACGCACCAACACACCTTTCCATATTCAACCATTCCTGTGTGGAGGAACAACAGGGAGGAGAAGAAGGGCGATGTGGGGTGTGTGCGTCTTCATCGACGGGTATATATAAGGGAAAGGTATCAAACCCCAAAaggcaatttatttatttatttttaatttggatACATTAAATATTCTCCTCATAAggcaagtggtgaatattaggAATAAAAAACAAAGATATGTACGCGTCAATCCATGATTTTTGGGGGTACATATATGGAAATATATTTTGGGGAAATATCATTCTAATTTAAATGCTCAATCGAGTCGATTGATTCTCGAATTCAAAGTACTATTATGACTtgtttcttaattaattaagagCAGCTTGATTTTGTCAATAAATCACGCACCCTTATTCATTGCTGAGCTATAAAATTCAAGGTTGATTAGACCCAGCGATTACACAAAGTAAAGATGAGAACTAATTATGACGTCCCACATGATTACGtaattactccctccgaccCGGATAGTTCGTCTCACTTTGatcggacacgagttttaagaaatgtaacgaaaagtgagttaaaaaagttagtggaatgtgggtcttactcttatatattagttttataataaaatgtaagtagaaatgagttagtggaatccactaccaaaattgataaaaagtgaaatgagacaaattatgtgggacggatcgaaatagaaaaatgagacaaattatctAGGACGGAAGAAGTATTTCTTATACCACGTCCCACAGGGAGATGGCACTCGTttgattcaataaaataaagatcattgAGATGTTCTCATTATCTAAAGAAGCTAAATACCCAAACAATACTGATGAACAATACGCTCTCAATAAGGAATAAATGCACAAAAGGTTATGTTGCTCTTAACACGAAGTACTtctaagaaatgttaagaaaaatagataaaaaaaaattacggaAATATAGGTTTCACttgttttaaatgaaatgtgactgaaataagttagtagaatgtggaacTCAATTACCATTTACGGTAAAAGTGAATCGGAACTCCTATTCACCGACGGACGAACACGGAAAAACAGAACTCTTATTcatgaacggagggagtattaaaaatatcaacatgaTGTCTTGAGTATGTCATCGACATTGTACACGCAGTATGCTAGACATATTATGATAGTTATATTTAAGGATGCCTTGAGTATGTCTTGAGCTAAATGATCTTGAGCCTTTGATTTGAAAATCTAATACCTACTTCGAGTATCATGTAGTGATACTTAACAATTTAAGGATGGATTAGCATTATAACACAGCCTTTGATTTGAAAATCTAATACCTACTTGGAGTATCATGTAGTGATAGTTAACAATTTAAGGATGGAttagcattataacgcacccGTCAGTAATAGTTATAATGGTCACATAAAAGTTAAAATCGATTATCTAAAACAGTTCGCACACCCATTTTACTGTTCACCCAAAGATACATTAGTATAGTAAGTATTTAGAGGGGGCGGTTTCACTAAATCATTGCAAGATTAATATTTTAACAGCCAAAATTCACGAAATACAATCGTCAAAATAAAATTCTAAGAATAGATGTAACGTACtaagaaaaaaagacaatgaaCTTGAGTAATGTAATCGTCACTGAATAAGggtcaaaattatcatttgatATAAAAAGAATACCTTCAGCAGTAACACCAATTAGACGTTGTCCCTCCAGTATTCAAACGATCGAGCAAGATTCCGATATCTTAACCTACCTCCGCTTGTACCTGCAAAGTAGTAAGAATCCGAATCAGGTTTCAGGTCTACGCAAAATGCTGAATTCGTGGAACATGAATAAGAGAACAAATCTCAAATGCAACTGAATAAGTAGACAAGAGGTCAAAATGTTAACGTGACTTGCTCTTGAACGATGACTTCTTCTTCAAACCACCTTGGAGGGCTCTTTTCTGCTTTTTCTCACTCATGTCATCCTGGAAAAGTTCTTGCATCTCGTCTGTTCTTGATTGCGTAGGATTTTTAACATGTTTTTTCACAATCTTGCCGGCCTGAACAGCCTTGCTTGCAGCCTTGACTGCTTTTGCTCTTCGATATGCAACATCAACAAGTGAAATTCCATTTTTCTCTTTATCCTTTTTCTCTCCACCCTGGTTGGTTCATTTCAGATTTGATTATATGAGACGATTGTTGTTAATATGGGGCAACAAAATAAAGACTGTGAAGTGTAAATTAGATACTTCCACTTCACAAAATTTCAATCTTATCCAAAAATTAAACAAAGGAAAATTTAAAACTCACCTTGACATCAGCCTCGTCCTCTAACATCTCTCTAGCCGATTCCaatttccttctcttcttccttggCAAGTTTTTCTGGCAGAAATATTTGCATGAGATGAATATTTCCTCAGACAATAGGATCAGACTATAAACATGGTGGTATGTCACAAACCTCATGCTCTCGCTTTCTCTTTTCCTTCATCTTCAACTCCTCTGCTTGTTCTGCACTAATTGTGTTACGTCCAGAACCTTTTCCCTTATCCGAAGCTTCCTATTAAATCATTTAACGATGCCACTTAAGTAGTTAGCTAGTAGTATAGGCAACAAAAATTGTAAAAAGACATTATCAACACTGTACACACACCCATGGATGGTAGTGCATTTCAATCATAAGATTATTACTGACCTATCAAGTCATCTATTAGGTTGTAATGACTGCATTAAAAACAAGGAAAAGAGAGTGACCCGACAAAGCAAGCGACTGGCAATTAAGTTTTTTCACAGTGACAGAACAACTAATACAGAGCTTCACAGTTTTCTCAGTTAAAGGAACCAATATTATAAGACACATTTTGAGtcattaaaatgttaaaagtgaaaGAAGGCAAGTAGATACTAGATAGTAACAGCCCATAAACCAGCTAGATTTAATCAGACATAAACTTTGAAGATCACAATGTTCACGAGACTTAGGGAATAAATTACAAATAGCGGAAATATACCTTCAATGCTTTAGCAGCAAGTTTCTTTTCCCTTTCAGTAACAAACCACGTTCTTTTAGGGCGTGAATAAATTTCATCTCTGTGAGCGATCATATTTTCTGCCTACAAGTCAAAAGGAAAATGCCTTTCAATTTTGGAATAgatatgtatttaaaacatatacTGTTTGTTTTTATGTTCAAAACTGTTCAACAATATAAGCTAGCTAACATTGTATTATCATGTTTGACTGGCTCATCTGCATGTCTAAGCAATCACAAAATCTCACTATAATGCTGGAATGGAAAATAAATGCACTACCCAATTTCATTGCTTTTACCTTTTTCCTCATGCTGAAAAGTGAACAATTTGaattctttttaatattaaatattctCTAGAATATTTCTCTCACAGAATAGACTGGAATTTTTGTGTTAAGAGTAACTTCACTGACACATAATGCTTTTCCAGGCTAAGCTTTGTACATTTGAACTTAATAGCATAGATGGATTAAGTAGCTAACAACTTTTGTAAACCAAACAAAAGCCATAAAACAATAACCTTTGTAACCTCCATTTCAGCTTTCCTTAGTGCCATCTCCTCCCTGCAAAAATCAAGGACAGATCTTGGTGAATACCATGTTCCATTTGTAGGGTAAGGCAGCAAGATCGATTTATTACCGTTCTTCTCGAAGAACTGATGATACTTGATCTTCCATTTGCTCAATTATTTCAGACCACTTCAGTATTGACTTTTCAGCAACGGTTCTTTTCCTCATCCTAGAACCAACTCTTTTAACCTACCATAATGATTCGAGATGTTACTTTTATGTTTTCAAGGAGATAGAATCTCAGCATAGTTAAAATGATCCAACAACAATTTGGAAAAAAGTAGCATTGGTTTAAAATGTGCAATAACAACATAACGCATATAGTAGGGGACTGGAAATGTAAGGCACAAATACAAAATATGATAACACAACAGATGGAGAAACAGTTGCAGAATGTAAAGTAGAATGATCAGAAACAACTTATTCAGATAGAGAACACATATGATGTAAAAGCATGTAAACTACTTACTAATGTaaacacatcaaaacaaaaagGGCATAGAGGAATAGTGGAAATTGCTTTAGGTGGCAATGAAATTATATATTCGGATAAAGTGAAATGGGGCAACGATTCTACAATAACAATTAAAGGCAAACTTTATGCTAGCAAACTTAGAGACTCCGCAATCCTAAATTGACAACAGAAGATAAACCATTTGATAAAAGAAGATTATCCATTTCAGATGGACCACAAATGGGTAATCTTCTTTCACATTTCTTCCAATTTAGGCTCACGGAATAAATACAGTACAACTCTAAAAAACAAATTGTTATGTCTACTATGTGATCGCAAGGTTAAGATAATTTGATATATAGTGTCTTGGAGCCATAATTACCAGATACAGATACATGTTTAAAAACTGTAACACAAATCACAATTCAGACTGgaaacaaaaatttcaaagGTTCTCAAACTGAACAGCCAAGAACAAGTAAAATGAGACAAAATCCCAGTTTGTATGTCCTTACTATAGCATTTAGGAGAGATCGATCCTCATCAGTAACAAAGGTAACAGCATGTCCTTCTTTACCAGCCCTGGCAGTGCGACCCACTCGATGGATGTAACTGCAGATGAGCAAAATAAGAAACCTATACTTGGAAAATCAATTGTAAATTGAAAAAAAGCTACAGAACTCAGTAATGAGTCAAAAGCCATAACTAAATAACAAACCGAGCATATAATAAATCCTCAAACCAACCACAAGAAAGCAATAGTTACCTCGTAATGTCTCGTGGACATGCAAAATTTATGACTGTACGAACACCAACGATATCAAGACCCTGCAAACAAGTAATGAATAATGAGTCTCAATGATCAAAGCCTTTTAATTTCTGGAGTAGTTTTAACACAGCTAAATGGTTACAATCTATACTTACACGAGCAGCAACATCTGTTGCAATTAGAAAGTCTACTTGTTGTTTCCTGAAAAGGTCCAATGCCTACAAAATAAATATCAGTAAATGCATCAACATATGAGCACAAACACAGCAATTTTCAATGTTTATCAGAGATACTTACGTCCATACGCTGGGCTTGGGTGAGGTCCCCGTGAAGCTCAGCTGCTTTAAACCCAGCCAACCCAAATAGAATCTTTAATCTATGAGCTGCTTTCTTGGTACCACTGAAATCAggatattaaatttttataggTTTCATTTTAAAATGCACTGATTGCAGATACATTCTATATTTCAACTAGCCCGCTTAAATATGAGCCAATTGATCCCTCATTGTTGAGTGGCATTTCATTGGAGACACTATAGTAGATAAAAACTCAACAAGggcaaagtaaaaacatgaTTATTGCCCACAAGAAATTGGGATTTGAGATGAAAACCTGAAGACAATCACTCTAGATGTAAAGCTCTTGGagcatatggaaagaagaactgCTTCCTGATTTCCTTCGTGCATTCGGCGTATGCAAATTACCCTGAGTAGGAGATACAATTTTGTTAGATTGCCTATAAAGGGGTAAGATTTCTTAATCCGCCTGCAAAGGTCTTAATGGAAGAAACATAGATATTGAAGTAGAACTACTAATGACCCACTCTTCAGTTAATGCAACTGGTCGCTTTGCTCTTGGATCAGCTGACAAGCGTACAGGTCTTTTCAAGGAAAGATTGGCAAGCTCATCAACTTTCTCAGTCATGGTTGCTGAGAATAACATGGTTTGTCTACTTTTAGAACATAATTTTACCTGAATGGCAGTAACAAGTAACCAAGTGGTCTATATCATAAGTTCAGAACAGAACTATAAATTCTTATAATAGTAAATTATTGAATTGGCCAGCCCTATAAAAGAAAACACCAGTGTTTAACAAAAACGAGCAGCTTAAAGAAACATGTATGAAAATAACTTTTAAGTAAATAAGTATTCCACGAGAACCCTATTTTTGTGTGCAGTCCCACTTACAAAACCCAGCAATACAAAATAACAGAGTACATTAATAATGAAACAATTTTTGGAGGGGGGGGGTTGATTTGGCTGGCTTTAACTCGAAGAATGATGTCACAGTTCCATTCATCTACCTTCTTTTCATCTAATCACTAGAATAACCACCAGGTAGTTCATAAGCCATGTGTTTTTGAAGCTTATACGACTTTAGatcttatttcaaaattatagtTGAAACATTAGGATGATTGAGTATAAGATGTTGATAACTGCAAGTTGCATTGCAGGGACTAACATGAAAGGGGTACTGGTAAATAAGATATTGTTTTCGTTAAAAGTTGGAGCCCttatttttttcacaaaacCTCATATGTTACTAGCATCTTCTTTTGGGAGCAGTTGAAGGTTTAGTTCTTTGAAGGAACTTATAAGCTCTAAAACAACTTAAAGCTGCAATAAACGAGCTTTTAAACTCAGCCAAAACACTCTAGATAAGGAACAGCATTAGCAGACATGTTAATGATAAGAATTCAAGAGCGTGCTAGTAACCATTATGTTTTAAAACattcaaaacaattttatttatttgtgttggCTCATGGCTGAAGGCCGGACCATTTAAGACAAGGATAAGTATCCTTTCCTCATTGGGGATACACAATAACATCATTATTAAAACTAGTGAAGGAACCAAAGACAGAAAGTAAAAGCAATCCAACGACTTGTGTTTACAACTAAATCGCAGAAAGGAAGTAATTTCCTGTAATAATTTCATGCAACATAT contains:
- the LOC121807109 gene encoding DEAD-box ATP-dependent RNA helicase 28-like yields the protein MEKFVFDPPSDEEIDHSTDGDSEEEVVVRRGKKPTQSPWDFSSYTESIADEHARRSTTSIDYKISKALERRPIAAAEEADSEERSDSEIEIQDGYRSEEEEGEDAPTTSGYAGKAFFSSEDGVTFEANSFLDFPLSRPLLLACKELGYVKPTPIQAACIPYALRQRDICRSAITGSGKTAAFALPTLERLLLWRKSRPAVRALILTPTRELAIQIDSMIKTLAKHVPTIRSCVIVGGVSMKVQEAALRTLPDIVVATPGRMIDHLRNSMSVHLDELAVLILDEADRLLELGFSAEINELVKLCSKSRQTMLFSATMTEKVDELANLSLKRPVRLSADPRAKRPVALTEEVICIRRMHEGNQEAVLLSICSKSFTSRVIVFSGTKKAAHRLKILFGLAGFKAAELHGDLTQAQRMDALDLFRKQQVDFLIATDVAARGLDIVGVRTVINFACPRDITSYIHRVGRTARAGKEGHAVTFVTDEDRSLLNAIVKRVGSRMRKRTVAEKSILKWSEIIEQMEDQVSSVLREEREEMALRKAEMEVTKAENMIAHRDEIYSRPKRTWFVTEREKKLAAKALKEASDKGKGSGRNTISAEQAEELKMKEKRKREHEKNLPRKKRRKLESAREMLEDEADVKGGEKKDKEKNGISLVDVAYRRAKAVKAASKAVQAGKIVKKHVKNPTQSRTDEMQELFQDDMSEKKQKRALQGGLKKKSSFKSKSRTSGGRLRYRNLARSFEYWRDNV